A single genomic interval of Brevibacillus brevis harbors:
- a CDS encoding GGDEF domain-containing protein → MHEKQDVREAYARQLLERYSQWLGNIEAVELGEVEALSREVDSMLAEQDSVLHAELLKQIVELRNKVTEMMWISEHMKILHDLSHIFAKTFEESKILWKAFELVSRVMRADAFFIAFYDEGDSEIKIPISIDNGVNYGPLTIPYGQAMVSKVIDTRETIHIKTMKNEPSEPEMIRWGSPEIDTNTCIFVPLMLGNQIKGVISAQSYREFAYKKEHEELLKIIGFQVASAIETARLYERMYQMSFQDELTGIANYRAFHRDLEKLLSEEDASVSLIMLDSDSLKAVNDHYGHHAGDALIKQIAEAMKEVAGPEDTAYRYAGDEFMLLCPGSSKEMAEEKAHAIREYLRLRPLTQDDCCILIAVSVGIARYPQDANTADGLKRAADEALYRSKRKGKNCTTVYAAG, encoded by the coding sequence ATGCATGAGAAGCAAGACGTTAGAGAAGCGTATGCAAGACAGTTGTTGGAGCGTTATAGCCAATGGCTCGGCAACATAGAAGCAGTCGAGCTTGGCGAGGTCGAAGCGTTATCTCGTGAGGTAGACAGTATGCTGGCGGAGCAGGACAGTGTCTTGCATGCAGAACTGCTGAAGCAGATTGTGGAGCTGCGAAATAAGGTAACCGAAATGATGTGGATCTCCGAGCACATGAAGATTTTACATGACCTCAGCCACATTTTTGCGAAAACGTTTGAGGAAAGTAAAATTTTGTGGAAAGCATTCGAGCTGGTCTCGCGCGTGATGCGTGCAGATGCTTTCTTTATTGCCTTTTATGATGAAGGCGACAGTGAGATCAAAATTCCGATCAGCATCGATAATGGGGTCAATTACGGTCCGCTCACGATTCCCTATGGGCAAGCAATGGTATCCAAAGTGATTGATACGCGGGAAACTATCCACATCAAGACGATGAAGAACGAACCAAGCGAGCCAGAAATGATTCGCTGGGGAAGCCCGGAAATTGATACGAATACATGCATTTTCGTTCCACTCATGCTGGGGAATCAGATCAAGGGCGTTATTTCTGCCCAGTCTTATCGCGAATTCGCTTATAAAAAAGAGCACGAGGAACTACTGAAAATCATTGGTTTTCAGGTAGCAAGTGCTATCGAAACGGCGCGTTTATATGAGCGAATGTACCAGATGTCGTTTCAGGATGAGCTGACAGGGATTGCGAACTATCGTGCATTCCATCGTGATTTGGAAAAGCTGCTGAGTGAAGAGGATGCGTCTGTCTCTTTGATCATGCTGGATTCCGACAGCTTAAAAGCGGTGAACGACCATTATGGTCATCATGCAGGGGACGCACTGATTAAGCAAATTGCCGAAGCGATGAAAGAAGTGGCCGGGCCGGAGGATACTGCGTATCGTTATGCGGGAGACGAGTTCATGCTGCTCTGCCCAGGATCGTCCAAGGAGATGGCGGAGGAAAAAGCGCATGCCATTCGGGAGTATTTGCGCTTGCGCCCCTTAACACAGGACGATTGCTGCATCTTGATTGCGGTCAGTGTTGGAATTGCGCGCTACCCTCAAGACGCAAACACGGCTGATGGCTTGAAGCGGGCAGCAGATGAGGCACTGTACCGCTCCAAGCGCAAAGGAAAAAACTGTACGACCGTGTATGCAGCCGGCTAA
- the nhaC gene encoding Na+/H+ antiporter NhaC: protein MNKPLSFSQSIWVLVTVFGILFPALFWGKVEPHMPLFLATIGAATLLFLFGVPWKQMEEGLIKGIQTAIAPMLILSLIGILIGVWMMSGTVPMILHLGISLISPEYFTLSALFLTVIVSTVTGSSFTTISTVGVAMMGVSTALGLDPLITAGAIICGACFGDKMSPLSDTTNFAAAIAGVSLSEHVKFMSRTAVPALVITAIFFGIQGQSANVNLDAIQEIQLALEQNFSLGLLSLLPAFVVLLCSALRKPILPTLVFGILSGIVTAALSEGVTSPVEWMTVMQKGFVSNIANEAVASIVDRGGLLSMTWSLALILIALSLGGILQYSGVFHSLFSGFINRIKRDAEMVGLAGSSSILVNLLTGEQYLSILLPGQMFREAFTARGMAGRRLSRTLEDCGTLVNPLIPWGVSGAFFTATLHVSTLEYLPYVIYLWISPILTFLFAMRQQKA, encoded by the coding sequence ATGAACAAGCCACTATCTTTTTCGCAAAGTATTTGGGTGCTTGTCACCGTATTCGGAATCTTGTTTCCTGCCCTTTTCTGGGGCAAAGTTGAGCCGCATATGCCGCTCTTCCTCGCCACCATTGGCGCTGCCACTCTTCTCTTTCTGTTCGGCGTTCCGTGGAAGCAAATGGAGGAGGGCTTGATCAAAGGCATTCAAACCGCGATCGCCCCCATGCTGATTCTTTCCTTAATCGGCATTTTGATCGGGGTATGGATGATGAGTGGAACCGTACCGATGATTTTGCACCTCGGCATTTCGCTCATCTCACCGGAGTACTTCACACTCTCCGCCCTGTTTCTGACGGTGATCGTCTCGACTGTTACAGGAAGCTCTTTTACCACGATCAGTACGGTAGGGGTCGCTATGATGGGGGTCTCGACTGCTCTCGGACTTGATCCATTGATTACAGCCGGAGCCATTATTTGTGGAGCATGCTTCGGGGATAAAATGTCGCCGCTCTCCGACACGACCAACTTTGCGGCAGCCATAGCAGGCGTTTCCTTGTCGGAGCACGTCAAGTTCATGTCACGCACTGCCGTTCCTGCCCTTGTCATTACCGCGATTTTCTTCGGAATTCAAGGACAAAGTGCCAATGTGAATCTAGATGCGATTCAAGAAATCCAGCTTGCTTTGGAACAAAACTTCTCGCTTGGCCTTTTATCGCTACTGCCAGCATTCGTCGTCCTGTTATGCTCTGCGCTGCGAAAACCAATTTTGCCTACATTGGTATTCGGGATTTTGAGCGGGATTGTTACTGCTGCTCTTTCCGAAGGAGTTACTTCTCCGGTCGAATGGATGACTGTCATGCAAAAAGGCTTCGTCAGCAATATCGCCAATGAAGCCGTTGCATCCATTGTGGACCGCGGTGGACTGTTGTCGATGACCTGGTCTCTCGCCTTGATTTTAATTGCCTTGTCTTTAGGGGGTATCCTGCAATACAGCGGTGTGTTTCATTCTCTCTTTTCCGGATTCATCAATCGAATCAAACGAGACGCCGAGATGGTCGGTCTTGCCGGATCTTCTTCTATACTCGTGAATCTGCTGACAGGAGAACAATACTTGTCCATCCTGCTCCCTGGACAGATGTTTCGTGAAGCATTTACAGCTCGCGGAATGGCGGGCAGACGACTGTCTCGTACTCTAGAAGACTGCGGGACACTCGTCAACCCACTCATTCCATGGGGGGTAAGCGGTGCATTCTTTACCGCCACCTTGCATGTATCTACACTGGAATACTTACCTTATGTCATCTACCTGTGGATCTCGCCAATTTTGACGTTTCTATTCGCCATGCGTCAGCAGAAAGCTTAG
- a CDS encoding NAD(P)/FAD-dependent oxidoreductase — MYDVIIIGGGPAGASAAIYTARGNLKTLVIDKAPGTGALALTHKIANYPGVEGEMTGKELLDKMRRQAEGFGAEFIQTTISAVDVEDEEKSIFTAHGTFQAKAVIVATGSKGRNRMLPGEEQLLGRGVSTCATCDGAFYEGKHVAVIGDTEEALEEAHALTKFTDKITFLVPRADLQGVEGLPELPNTEMRFRTRPLEIVGEKAVEGLRIRTAEGTEEMLSVDGVFVFLSGSKPGTDFLDGQVPLDEEGFMILDEFMQSSVPGVFGAGEVRKTPVKQAVVAAADGAIAAMAVDKYINKRSKVVPQYK; from the coding sequence ATGTATGATGTCATTATCATCGGTGGAGGACCAGCTGGTGCTTCCGCTGCGATTTATACAGCTCGTGGAAATCTAAAGACGCTCGTCATTGATAAGGCACCCGGAACCGGGGCGCTTGCCCTGACACATAAAATCGCCAACTACCCAGGGGTGGAGGGCGAGATGACTGGGAAAGAACTGTTGGATAAAATGCGCAGACAAGCGGAGGGCTTCGGTGCAGAATTCATCCAGACTACGATTTCTGCGGTAGATGTAGAGGATGAGGAAAAAAGCATCTTCACGGCTCATGGTACTTTCCAAGCGAAGGCCGTGATCGTAGCGACTGGTTCCAAAGGACGTAACCGTATGCTCCCAGGCGAAGAGCAATTACTCGGGCGAGGCGTGAGCACTTGCGCGACATGCGACGGAGCTTTTTATGAAGGCAAGCACGTTGCAGTCATCGGTGATACGGAGGAAGCATTGGAAGAAGCGCATGCACTGACCAAATTTACAGACAAAATCACTTTCTTGGTGCCTCGCGCTGATCTTCAAGGGGTAGAAGGACTACCAGAGCTGCCAAACACGGAAATGCGTTTCCGTACACGCCCATTGGAAATCGTGGGAGAGAAGGCGGTCGAAGGGTTACGCATTCGCACGGCAGAAGGAACAGAAGAAATGCTGTCCGTTGATGGAGTCTTCGTCTTCCTTTCTGGCAGCAAGCCGGGTACCGATTTCTTGGATGGACAAGTTCCCCTCGATGAGGAAGGATTTATGATTCTGGATGAGTTCATGCAGTCTTCTGTTCCAGGCGTATTTGGAGCGGGTGAGGTACGCAAAACACCTGTGAAGCAAGCAGTAGTCGCTGCGGCAGACGGTGCCATTGCAGCTATGGCTGTAGACAAATACATCAACAAGCGTTCCAAAGTTGTCCCCCAATACAAATAG
- a CDS encoding glutaredoxin family protein: MAQAIVYSSTNCNFCKQLKSYLTEQNISFEERNIDEKDEYGQELSRLGVMSVPLTVIGEKQILGFNPTRIKKALAALEEATK; this comes from the coding sequence ATGGCACAAGCAATCGTATACTCCAGCACAAATTGCAACTTCTGCAAGCAATTAAAGTCGTATTTGACAGAACAAAACATTTCTTTCGAAGAGCGCAACATTGATGAAAAAGACGAGTATGGCCAGGAGCTGAGCCGTTTAGGCGTGATGTCTGTTCCTTTGACAGTCATTGGTGAAAAGCAAATTTTGGGCTTCAACCCGACACGTATCAAAAAAGCACTGGCAGCATTGGAAGAGGCTACGAAGTAA
- a CDS encoding peroxiredoxin encodes MTIQQTIQLQVGKPAPDFNMLTTKNIETLEERVSLADYKGKWLILFFWPFDFTFVCPTEVTSFSDNMEEFEDLDCEVLGVSTDSVHTHRAWIKTPRDENGIGEVNFPLASDFKKETARAYGVLDEETGAAHRGLFIIDPDGILRYQVVTDMNVGRSVAETTRILQALQAGGLCPANWKPGQKTL; translated from the coding sequence ATGACAATACAGCAAACGATTCAACTTCAAGTAGGAAAACCAGCACCTGACTTTAACATGCTTACAACGAAAAACATCGAGACACTGGAAGAACGTGTGTCGCTGGCTGATTACAAAGGAAAATGGCTGATTTTGTTCTTCTGGCCGTTCGACTTTACATTCGTTTGCCCGACAGAAGTAACTTCGTTTAGTGACAACATGGAAGAGTTCGAGGATTTGGATTGCGAAGTGCTGGGCGTATCCACGGATAGTGTACATACGCACCGGGCCTGGATCAAAACACCACGCGATGAAAACGGCATCGGGGAAGTAAACTTCCCGCTCGCGAGCGACTTCAAAAAAGAGACGGCACGCGCTTATGGTGTCCTGGACGAAGAGACCGGTGCAGCTCACCGTGGTTTGTTCATCATCGATCCAGACGGCATTCTGCGCTACCAAGTGGTAACAGACATGAACGTAGGTCGCAGCGTGGCAGAGACGACTCGTATTTTGCAAGCCCTGCAAGCTGGCGGTCTGTGCCCGGCGAACTGGAAGCCAGGGCAGAAGACGCTGTAA
- a CDS encoding NAD(P)/FAD-dependent oxidoreductase: MNQHIDVGIIGGGPAGMSAALALGRARKSVVVIDEGRPRNRVTRESHGFLTRDGITPGEFRHIAREQISAYPSVHFVEDTAATITGHDGNFLITTAQGTTYQSKKLLFAVGMKDLPLPVNGLEKVYGKSAFVCPYCDGWELRDQPLVLIANGEKALHLAKMLSGWTNQYTICTNGPDEFTEEQRLELLQHRVPVFDSPIERIASADGMVQHVALTDGNSISCTGIFFAPKLVAGSDLPQALGCQVTEAGTVIVDSFGKTSVPGVYSAGDAASTHYQVITAAALGSAAGMSINNDLLVEEWNRQR, translated from the coding sequence ATGAATCAACATATCGATGTAGGGATTATTGGTGGAGGACCAGCAGGTATGAGTGCCGCTCTCGCTCTTGGCAGGGCAAGAAAAAGTGTGGTCGTTATCGATGAAGGCCGTCCACGGAATCGGGTTACTCGTGAGTCGCATGGCTTTCTTACGAGAGACGGCATCACTCCGGGCGAATTTCGTCACATTGCCAGGGAGCAAATCAGCGCCTATCCCTCCGTCCATTTCGTGGAGGATACAGCGGCAACAATCACGGGACACGATGGAAATTTTCTCATTACGACTGCACAGGGAACAACCTATCAAAGCAAAAAGCTACTATTCGCAGTGGGAATGAAGGACCTCCCGTTGCCTGTTAACGGATTAGAGAAAGTCTATGGAAAAAGTGCTTTTGTCTGCCCTTATTGCGATGGATGGGAATTACGCGACCAGCCACTCGTCTTAATCGCCAATGGAGAGAAGGCATTGCACTTGGCAAAAATGTTGTCTGGTTGGACCAATCAATACACGATCTGCACCAATGGACCAGATGAATTCACGGAAGAACAAAGGTTGGAGCTGTTGCAGCATCGCGTTCCTGTCTTTGACTCTCCGATCGAGCGAATTGCATCTGCCGATGGGATGGTTCAGCACGTTGCGCTTACAGATGGCAACAGCATTTCGTGCACAGGGATCTTTTTTGCTCCCAAGCTCGTGGCTGGATCTGACTTGCCGCAAGCATTAGGCTGCCAGGTAACGGAAGCAGGTACGGTCATCGTCGACAGCTTTGGGAAAACGAGCGTACCGGGCGTCTACAGTGCAGGCGATGCAGCATCTACACACTACCAAGTGATTACTGCCGCGGCTCTTGGCTCTGCCGCTGGCATGAGTATCAACAACGATCTGCTTGTAGAGGAATGGAATCGTCAACGTTAG
- a CDS encoding HEAT repeat domain-containing protein codes for MQTPLATAIVFLYALCGLTVLGLLVLFALKLRNISVEKQTMRCLEKYRDYFVYLQAHGEEEERLQVPYGDVTQKEKQIIQKKLFELMERVTGIHRDKLIWLCEDMGLVELDMQRLNGWWKWTRVDAAYNLGIMRSKLAVPALLTLLQKNTNDTSVFIIARSVAKCARNTEDLREMVTHVVRAKKNVHQLIVDIISDSQVDTAPLFAQFLQESDAELVQIGLIGYAVHVQPGIEPALYQLIQSPDKEVRIKAVKLMCRDIRYMNEQTVTDFMNHKDWEIRAMAAKAIGSLKLHSYISSLKKAVGDANWWVRHHSARSLAQLEVEGFAALCEILQEERNGHKSEMAHQVIQEELEKEKLVLQGATATEKLVQYNEKLHLYRKSYRKTISTVQALER; via the coding sequence GTGCAAACACCATTGGCGACGGCAATTGTTTTTCTGTACGCGCTATGTGGATTGACAGTATTAGGCTTGCTTGTCTTGTTCGCACTGAAGCTGCGCAACATTTCGGTGGAGAAACAGACCATGCGTTGTCTGGAAAAATATCGCGACTACTTCGTTTACCTGCAAGCACACGGGGAAGAAGAGGAGCGTTTGCAAGTGCCTTATGGCGATGTGACGCAAAAAGAAAAGCAAATCATTCAGAAAAAGCTGTTTGAGCTGATGGAGCGAGTCACAGGCATTCATCGGGACAAGCTGATCTGGCTCTGCGAGGATATGGGACTCGTAGAGCTGGACATGCAAAGACTAAATGGCTGGTGGAAATGGACGAGAGTGGATGCCGCATACAATTTGGGGATCATGCGCTCCAAGCTCGCCGTACCTGCTCTCTTAACCCTCCTGCAAAAAAACACAAATGACACCAGTGTTTTTATCATTGCGCGCTCTGTCGCCAAATGTGCACGCAACACAGAAGATTTGCGGGAAATGGTGACCCACGTTGTCAGAGCGAAGAAAAATGTCCACCAGCTCATTGTGGACATCATCAGTGATTCGCAGGTAGATACGGCACCTCTTTTTGCACAATTTTTACAAGAATCCGATGCTGAACTGGTCCAAATCGGACTGATTGGCTATGCCGTGCATGTCCAGCCCGGCATTGAGCCTGCGCTATACCAGCTCATTCAATCGCCTGACAAGGAAGTCCGAATTAAGGCAGTCAAGCTCATGTGCCGGGATATCCGCTATATGAATGAGCAGACAGTCACTGATTTTATGAATCACAAGGATTGGGAAATTCGGGCAATGGCAGCGAAGGCAATTGGCTCACTGAAATTGCATTCGTACATTTCCTCGCTGAAAAAGGCGGTGGGTGATGCGAACTGGTGGGTTCGTCATCACAGTGCACGCAGCCTGGCGCAGCTAGAGGTCGAAGGCTTTGCTGCCCTGTGTGAAATTTTGCAGGAAGAGAGAAACGGTCATAAGAGCGAGATGGCTCATCAAGTGATCCAGGAGGAGCTGGAAAAAGAGAAGCTTGTTCTACAGGGTGCGACAGCGACAGAGAAGCTCGTGCAATACAACGAAAAGCTGCATCTGTATCGCAAGTCGTATCGCAAAACGATCTCCACGGTTCAGGCACTGGAAAGATAG
- a CDS encoding glycosyltransferase family 2 protein — MREFLLYYGVFAVYYVIAINSLYFIIMLFSFKSIMGILKSSIYSRFQTLSGSEHVPPISILVPAYNEELTIIENVRSLLSLNYPRYEVLVVNDGSKDATLQVLINEFSLVYSEHMPVQPLLHTSKIRGVYHNPAFPNLYLIDKENGGKADSLNAGINLSHYPLIASIDADSLLEKDALIRIAKVYMENPDETVAIGGDIRIANGCKIEDGVVKDIRLPDKFLPMMQSVEYLKAFLGGRIGWSAINGLIIVSGAFGVFRKDYIIKVGGYREGYPGEDMNIIIKLHKYMLENKLPYRVAFCPDAVCWTQAPDTLKILGSQRRRWGRGNLKNMIEYGRHMAFRPKYKLFGMLTLPFNILFETLNPYFRITGLLALIGYTMLDMTNGYVLFIYGLLNVLYGMLLGIGSLLLEEIAFRRYPRFRDIVKMLFYTILMFFGYRQIGVIWRFLGHIEYLRNNNSWGTMTRTSWQTKGSENISSLEARS; from the coding sequence ATGAGAGAGTTTCTACTTTACTACGGAGTATTTGCGGTCTATTACGTCATTGCGATCAACTCTTTGTACTTCATCATCATGCTGTTCTCGTTCAAGAGCATCATGGGAATCTTAAAAAGCTCCATCTATTCGAGATTCCAGACACTTTCAGGCTCTGAGCACGTTCCGCCGATTTCGATTCTCGTGCCAGCATACAACGAGGAGCTGACGATTATTGAAAATGTAAGGTCGCTCTTATCCTTGAACTATCCACGCTATGAGGTACTCGTGGTCAACGATGGATCGAAGGATGCTACCTTGCAGGTATTGATTAACGAGTTTTCACTGGTTTACTCCGAGCACATGCCAGTACAGCCGCTTCTTCATACGTCGAAGATCAGGGGAGTCTACCACAATCCGGCTTTTCCGAATCTGTATTTGATCGACAAAGAGAACGGAGGAAAAGCTGACTCGCTCAATGCGGGGATCAACCTCTCCCACTATCCGTTGATCGCTTCTATCGATGCAGATTCCTTGCTGGAAAAAGACGCGCTGATTCGCATTGCGAAGGTGTATATGGAAAACCCGGATGAAACAGTAGCCATCGGTGGAGATATCCGCATTGCCAACGGCTGCAAGATCGAAGACGGTGTCGTGAAAGACATTCGTTTGCCAGATAAGTTTTTGCCGATGATGCAATCCGTCGAATACCTCAAGGCGTTTCTCGGGGGACGGATCGGCTGGAGCGCGATCAACGGATTGATTATCGTCTCAGGCGCGTTCGGTGTTTTTCGCAAGGATTACATCATCAAGGTAGGCGGCTATCGCGAGGGGTATCCGGGTGAAGACATGAACATCATCATCAAGTTGCACAAGTACATGCTGGAAAACAAGCTGCCCTACCGTGTGGCATTTTGCCCCGATGCGGTCTGCTGGACGCAAGCGCCGGATACACTCAAAATTTTGGGCAGTCAACGGCGCAGATGGGGACGCGGGAATCTGAAGAACATGATTGAGTACGGCAGACACATGGCGTTTCGCCCCAAGTACAAGCTGTTCGGGATGCTCACGCTGCCGTTCAATATCTTGTTTGAAACCTTGAATCCGTACTTCCGCATCACGGGTCTATTGGCCCTCATCGGTTACACCATGCTGGATATGACCAATGGCTACGTCCTTTTCATCTACGGCTTGCTCAATGTGCTGTATGGCATGCTGCTTGGCATTGGCTCCTTATTGCTGGAGGAAATCGCGTTTCGACGGTATCCGCGTTTTCGGGACATCGTCAAAATGCTTTTCTATACGATTCTGATGTTCTTCGGCTATCGGCAAATCGGTGTCATCTGGAGATTCCTCGGTCATATTGAATATTTACGCAACAACAACTCTTGGGGAACGATGACGCGGACGAGCTGGCAGACGAAGGGCAGCGAAAACATTTCAAGTTTGGAGGCTAGATCATGA
- a CDS encoding response regulator transcription factor: protein MSNLVPVFYEHLSKMEEKQLACGVILAACKTLTKESMELIKQDLGTRSGDGSEMALHYAYDKNKQLFGILLEGQKLSSTHFYALRVKDYLQEHKLLAGSLFIASFPESSRSSGQMLMRMIQEMREPGTHGEIKIYEQNPAQKEEPASILLVNHDETVNEFLSIYFQRKGYLVTVANDGMDGMEKYQEVAPDLVITDLNLPILNGYQLMEKIKHISASMSKIMVLTDKRLEEDVQKSFAMGASDYITKPFSPVELEARVKRLIS, encoded by the coding sequence ATGAGTAATCTCGTACCTGTTTTTTACGAGCATCTGAGCAAGATGGAAGAGAAACAATTGGCGTGTGGGGTTATTCTTGCGGCTTGCAAAACCCTAACGAAAGAGTCAATGGAGCTGATCAAGCAAGACCTGGGCACTCGTTCAGGAGACGGCTCCGAGATGGCTTTACATTACGCGTATGACAAAAACAAGCAGCTTTTCGGAATACTGCTCGAAGGACAGAAGCTTTCGAGTACCCATTTCTATGCTTTGCGTGTAAAAGACTATTTGCAAGAGCATAAACTGCTAGCAGGTAGCCTCTTCATTGCGAGTTTTCCCGAAAGCTCTCGCTCGTCCGGTCAAATGCTGATGCGGATGATCCAAGAGATGAGAGAGCCAGGCACGCATGGGGAGATCAAGATTTACGAGCAGAATCCCGCTCAAAAAGAGGAGCCGGCAAGTATTTTGCTGGTTAACCATGATGAGACTGTCAACGAATTTTTGAGCATCTACTTTCAACGCAAAGGGTATCTCGTTACGGTAGCCAATGACGGGATGGACGGCATGGAAAAATATCAGGAGGTCGCCCCTGATCTTGTCATTACCGACCTGAATCTCCCTATCCTCAATGGATACCAGCTCATGGAAAAAATCAAGCATATCAGCGCTTCCATGAGCAAGATTATGGTGCTCACTGACAAACGACTGGAAGAAGATGTGCAAAAATCGTTTGCGATGGGAGCATCTGACTACATTACCAAACCATTCTCCCCGGTAGAACTGGAAGCCAGGGTGAAAAGGCTGATTTCATAA
- a CDS encoding nucleotide sugar dehydrogenase: protein MARYEELQQKIQRKTAKVGVIGLGYVGLPLAVETIKSGYTVIGIDLHGGKIESLKRGESYVQDISNETLQECLATNRFFPTTDYSVIEELDAISICVPTPLSPNQDPDTSYITNVVEQIKRFMKRGMLITLESTTYPGTTEELIQREFEKLGYRAGIDFFLCYSPERVDPGNRKYSTYNTPKVIGGTTERCIELGTLLYGSLVKTVVPVSSPKVAEMSKLLENTFRSVNIAFMNEMAMMCDRMGINVWEVIKAASTKPFGFMPFYPGPGIGGHCIPLDPMYLSWKAKGFRFHSQFIEIAQSINDNMPDYVRNKTAQVLNIYAKAINSSRILILGMAYKPEVDDLRESPGLEIYELFTNSGATVDYYDPYAQSFVNKKGEIVHSIANDYEAFKTYDCMVLITNHQCFAYQELADLGVAIIDTRNAFEGITNPNVYRIGTSVAIRQEKEVVSLLA, encoded by the coding sequence ATGGCGAGATACGAGGAACTGCAACAGAAGATTCAACGAAAGACAGCAAAAGTGGGTGTCATTGGGCTTGGGTATGTAGGGCTGCCGCTGGCGGTAGAGACGATCAAGAGCGGTTATACCGTAATCGGAATCGATCTGCATGGCGGAAAAATCGAGAGCCTGAAAAGAGGGGAGTCTTACGTTCAGGATATTTCCAATGAAACCTTGCAGGAATGCCTCGCGACCAACCGCTTTTTTCCGACGACCGATTATAGCGTAATCGAGGAGCTGGATGCGATCAGCATTTGCGTTCCGACGCCACTCAGTCCCAATCAGGACCCGGACACCTCTTACATTACAAACGTTGTCGAGCAAATCAAGCGATTCATGAAAAGAGGAATGCTCATTACGCTGGAGAGTACAACCTATCCGGGAACGACGGAAGAGCTGATCCAGCGGGAATTTGAAAAGCTAGGTTATCGGGCTGGCATCGACTTTTTCCTCTGCTACTCGCCGGAGAGGGTCGATCCGGGCAATCGCAAATACAGTACGTACAATACGCCAAAGGTGATCGGCGGAACGACAGAACGTTGCATAGAGTTAGGCACACTCTTGTACGGTAGCCTGGTCAAAACCGTCGTGCCGGTCTCTTCGCCAAAGGTGGCGGAGATGTCCAAGCTTTTGGAAAACACCTTCCGTAGCGTCAATATTGCCTTCATGAATGAGATGGCGATGATGTGCGACAGAATGGGCATCAATGTTTGGGAAGTAATCAAGGCCGCATCGACCAAGCCTTTCGGGTTCATGCCGTTTTACCCGGGACCCGGAATCGGTGGGCATTGCATACCGCTCGATCCGATGTATTTGTCGTGGAAGGCCAAGGGCTTTCGTTTTCACAGCCAATTTATTGAGATCGCCCAATCGATTAATGACAACATGCCGGACTATGTGCGCAATAAGACAGCACAGGTGCTCAACATTTACGCAAAAGCGATCAACAGCTCGCGCATCTTGATTCTCGGCATGGCCTACAAGCCGGAAGTTGATGACCTGCGTGAATCACCAGGTCTGGAAATTTACGAGCTGTTCACCAATAGCGGAGCAACTGTCGACTATTACGACCCGTATGCGCAGAGCTTTGTGAATAAAAAAGGCGAGATCGTCCATTCCATCGCCAATGACTACGAGGCGTTCAAGACTTACGATTGCATGGTGCTCATTACGAATCACCAATGCTTTGCTTATCAGGAGCTGGCGGATTTGGGAGTGGCCATTATCGATACGCGAAATGCGTTTGAGGGCATCACGAATCCGAATGTATATCGCATCGGAACCTCCGTCGCTATCAGGCAGGAGAAGGAAGTCGTTAGCTTGCTCGCATAA